Proteins encoded within one genomic window of Triticum aestivum cultivar Chinese Spring chromosome 2D, IWGSC CS RefSeq v2.1, whole genome shotgun sequence:
- the LOC123056081 gene encoding uncharacterized protein yields MWNNERQRQNYAFKYGKDARRRKRHDCDRNEADRSVPTDLSISQAEADRIIPAGPSISEIVEDSQKFDRYLSSDIHQEYIKIMSSCPPDMEVCTFCYFEKGVDTRRSQSNRISHVSDWHASLAGVKCTNCPARFPTEHVRDLHRMYCNA; encoded by the exons ATGTGGAACAAT GAGCGCCAACGCCAGAACTATGCTTTCAAATATGGCAAGGACGCAAGGCGCAGGAAGAGGCATGATTGTGACAGGAACGAAGCAGACCGCAGTGTACCTACAGACCTTTCAATCAGTCAA GCCGAAGCAGACCGCATTATACCTGCAGGCCCTTCAATCAGTGAA ATTGTCGAGGACTCCCAGAAGTTCGATCGGTATTTGAGCAGTGATATTCACCAggaatacatcaagatcatgtcaagCTGCCCACCGGATATGGAGGTGTGCACGTTTTGCTACTTCGAGAAAGGCGTTGACACTCGAAGGTCTCAGTCAAAT AGAATTTCACACGTAAGCGACTGGCATGCCAGCTTGGCTGGCGTGAAGTGCACGAATTGCCCAGCGAGGTTTCCTACAGAGCACGTCCGGGACCTGCATCGCATGTATTGCAATGCCTAG
- the LOC123050514 gene encoding uncharacterized protein produces MANKKLAPNRGKGSAAKEAGVSALQLARSPPPGTRRRAPPFAAENAAPALASASSKNKAPSLDKKASASAKNKAPVPDKTKASASSKNKAPVPDKTKASASAKNKASASDEDEVAGPPQDTALRRFINFLCEKAASMPWRGLLDAFLTWVHSRSSAGGKAH; encoded by the exons ATGGCGAACAAGAAGTTGGCCCCGAACCGGGGCAAAGGTTCGGCGGCCAAGGAGGCGGGGGTGTCCGCGCTGCAGCTGGCGCGCTCACCGCCGCCAGGGACACGGCGCCGAGCGCCCCCTTTCGCCGCTGAGAACGCGGCGCCCGCCCTGGCGTCCGCCTCTTCCAAGAACAAGGCCCCATCCCTGGACAAGAAGGCGTCCGCCTCTGCCAAGAACAAGGCGCCCGTCCCGGACAAGACCAAGGCGTCCGCCTCTTCCAAGAACAAGGCCCCCGTCCCGGACAAGACCAAGGCGTCCGCCTCTGCCAAGAACAAGGCGTCCGCTTCCGATGAAGATGAGGTGGCTGGACCGCCCCAGGACACAGCATTGAGGAGATTCATCAACTTCCTGTGCGAGAAGGCGGCATCCATGCCGTGGAGGGGACTACTCGACGCCTTCTTGACTTGGGTGCACAGCAGGAGCAGCGCCGGCGGCAAG GCCCACTGA